In Alkalibaculum bacchi, a single genomic region encodes these proteins:
- the ispD gene encoding 2-C-methyl-D-erythritol 4-phosphate cytidylyltransferase — translation MPKPFVSAIIVAAGNGSRMKAGVNKQYLYLNSKPVLAHTLLVFEECQLVDEVVLVIGKQDVQICMEEVIRPYKIKKVKVLVEGGATRQESMYLGLKKVNKKADIVITHDGARPLVHSNTLIKCIEGTLEHKATIVAVPSKDTIKIVDENLTVKETPDRTTLWTVQTPQTFEYNLLMRAHEKAIEDHFVGTDDAMLVERLNHTIKIIKGHYDNIKITTPEDLIMAESIIKMIQR, via the coding sequence ATGCCCAAACCATTTGTAAGCGCAATTATCGTTGCAGCAGGTAATGGTTCAAGGATGAAAGCAGGGGTTAACAAACAGTATTTATACTTGAATAGTAAACCTGTGTTGGCGCATACACTACTAGTGTTTGAAGAATGCCAGTTAGTAGATGAAGTAGTATTGGTTATTGGGAAACAAGATGTCCAGATATGTATGGAAGAAGTCATAAGACCTTATAAGATAAAAAAGGTAAAAGTATTGGTGGAGGGTGGAGCTACTAGACAAGAATCCATGTACTTAGGCCTTAAAAAAGTAAATAAAAAAGCTGATATTGTAATTACACACGATGGAGCTAGGCCTCTGGTCCATTCTAATACCTTGATTAAATGCATAGAAGGTACATTAGAGCATAAAGCAACGATTGTGGCAGTACCTTCAAAGGATACAATAAAAATTGTAGATGAAAATTTAACGGTAAAAGAAACGCCAGATCGCACTACTCTTTGGACTGTTCAAACACCTCAAACTTTTGAATACAATCTTCTTATGAGAGCTCATGAAAAGGCCATCGAAGATCATTTTGTTGGGACAGATGATGCAATGCTGGTAGAGAGATTAAATCATACCATTAAGATCATTAAAGGGCATTATGACAATATAAAAATCACAACACCAGAGGATTTAATCATGGCGGAGTCGATTATTAAGATGATCCAGAGATGA
- a CDS encoding PTS lactose/cellobiose transporter subunit IIA, protein MNEMEQTIMQLIIHSGDAKTHGYEAIRKINEGDSEGADEEIKLAHDALIVAHNAQTSLLQKEAAGEKVEISALFVHAQDHLMTSMSELNLIEQIVELRKVVNTLVENKK, encoded by the coding sequence ATGAATGAAATGGAACAGACTATTATGCAGTTAATCATACATTCTGGCGATGCTAAAACTCATGGGTATGAAGCTATAAGAAAAATAAATGAGGGAGATAGCGAAGGGGCTGATGAAGAAATCAAATTAGCTCATGATGCATTAATTGTAGCACATAATGCACAAACTTCATTATTGCAGAAGGAAGCAGCAGGCGAAAAAGTAGAAATTTCAGCACTGTTTGTCCATGCCCAGGATCATCTTATGACATCTATGAGTGAATTGAATTTAATTGAACAAATTGTGGAACTGCGTAAAGTAGTCAATACATTAGTAGAAAACAAAAAATAA
- a CDS encoding PIN/TRAM domain-containing protein, whose product MVKKVTKWIITLLGFVSGYQLTKFFVNIELIQNYIKSIIELPYLLTINIIGGTLFGIIFYLLSPFFINAGLKLSSAIEGYISKLTFNEILTNTFGLIVGFVIAALISISINAIEFLQPVTQIVIILIYIFFGYLGITIANKNADTFSSIFKKVPREQKSTKTTKNLKKYKILDTSVIIDGRIFDICKTGFIEGTIVIPQFVLAELQYIADSSDSLKRNRGRRGLDIINKIQKELPIEVVNMEKDYPDIPEVDAKLLKLTEDLNGKVVTNDYNLNKVAAIKGIEVLNINELANAVKPVVLPGEEMIVNMIKEGKENGQGVAYLDDGTMIVVENGKKYVGETIEVTVTSVLQTAAGRMIFAKPKKVISKSV is encoded by the coding sequence GTGGTAAAAAAAGTCACGAAATGGATTATTACTTTATTGGGCTTTGTTTCAGGATATCAATTAACAAAATTCTTTGTTAATATTGAACTTATTCAAAATTATATTAAAAGCATTATAGAATTGCCCTATCTTTTAACAATTAATATTATCGGTGGTACTCTATTTGGCATTATCTTTTATTTGCTGTCTCCATTTTTTATTAATGCAGGATTGAAATTATCTAGTGCTATTGAAGGTTATATATCAAAATTAACATTTAACGAGATTTTAACGAATACTTTTGGACTTATTGTTGGATTTGTTATTGCTGCGTTAATATCTATTTCAATCAATGCTATTGAATTTCTTCAACCCGTTACACAAATTGTCATTATTTTAATTTATATTTTCTTTGGGTACTTGGGAATAACAATAGCCAATAAAAATGCGGATACTTTTAGCTCAATTTTTAAAAAAGTTCCTAGAGAACAAAAAAGCACAAAGACGACAAAAAATTTAAAAAAGTATAAAATATTAGATACTAGCGTAATAATTGATGGAAGAATATTTGATATTTGTAAAACTGGATTTATTGAGGGAACGATTGTCATCCCCCAATTTGTACTAGCAGAATTACAATATATTGCGGATTCTTCTGATTCTCTAAAGCGAAATAGAGGCAGAAGAGGACTAGACATTATTAATAAGATTCAAAAAGAGCTGCCGATAGAAGTTGTAAACATGGAAAAAGACTATCCTGATATTCCAGAGGTAGATGCAAAACTACTAAAGCTTACAGAAGATTTAAATGGTAAAGTAGTAACAAATGATTATAATTTAAATAAAGTTGCTGCAATTAAAGGGATTGAAGTTCTAAATATTAACGAATTAGCCAATGCTGTAAAACCTGTAGTACTTCCTGGAGAAGAAATGATCGTCAATATGATTAAAGAAGGTAAGGAAAACGGGCAGGGTGTCGCTTATCTAGATGATGGAACTATGATTGTTGTAGAAAATGGAAAAAAATATGTAGGTGAAACCATAGAGGTAACAGTCACAAGCGTCCTTCAAACTGCAGCAGGTAGAATGATCTTCGCAAAACCTAAAAAGGTGATATCGAAATCGGTTTAA
- a CDS encoding PTS sugar transporter subunit IIB, giving the protein MIKIKLFCAAAFSTSALVEKMKKAAAARGLEVDIEACAQGKLADSLDGLDVALLGPQIAYTLPKSQKICGEKCVPVAVIPMADYGMMNGEKVLDFALSLIEKEK; this is encoded by the coding sequence ATGATAAAAATCAAATTATTTTGTGCAGCAGCATTTTCAACTAGTGCTTTGGTAGAAAAAATGAAGAAAGCCGCAGCAGCTAGAGGCTTAGAAGTAGATATAGAAGCGTGTGCTCAAGGAAAATTAGCAGATTCTTTAGATGGTTTAGATGTGGCTTTATTAGGACCTCAAATTGCTTATACACTACCAAAATCACAAAAAATATGTGGTGAAAAGTGTGTACCAGTTGCTGTAATTCCTATGGCTGATTATGGCATGATGAATGGAGAAAAAGTACTAGACTTTGCACTTAGTCTTATAGAAAAAGAAAAATAA
- a CDS encoding sigma 54-interacting transcriptional regulator encodes MNNKTLIYNKLQELNDPNGVNTQTLANILGMSRSNVSNELNKLYKEGKIKKTSGRPVLFYIENASISPTKTVTTQLDELVKYNTSLKDARDQAKAAILYPPKGLATLILGDTGVGKSMFVSLMHSYAIEMGVIPEDAPFIVFNCADYSNNPQLLVSQLFGVKKGTYTGAESDRVGLIEKADDGILFLDEVHRLPPEGQEALFTYLDTNTFRRMGDSELRSTNALIITATTEDPNSALLQTFTRRIPMMFRIPSLKERTFDERLYLIKNFFKQESIKLSRDIYVSCNTIRALLSYECKGNIGQLKSDIQLICAKAYSEFLTNLRQDVRISSRSLPTHIREGLLKEKEHRMIWNKLTGEEVEYFRFAPNMKTDIPAIEEEDNHIYSFIENKLAQLQAKGISEVNIDQVLAKDIMAHFQKYLILEDEEANKSEIKNLLGEDTMACVDKVVSFISSKLDKDFNSNLYTALALHIDTLIKRIRNKKNIINPQLLNIRASYPKEYKIALEAKNIISEYIKEKISDDEAGYLTIFLLPEYVQTTKKDHVKIIVIVHGSSTATSMVNVVNGLLGEDYAIALDAPLDESPSKVYEKLKKIILEDKHATGYLLLVDMGSLTTFSEMIEEELKTPCKSISLVSTLHVIEATRKALLGTPLDYIYNDVLQVQSYISDRISPDPTVEKRKIAIITTCLTGEGGSIAIKNILNNQLKYDKSLFEIIPINSLDQHEFMKTLSKMQLEREILFIVSSFPINTSIKHFSMHDVISMSVLDELQEIIDVKTTLIRLPMVLKENIQNLDGEKLYEDVHEYIDNVLQKTNTKLGDSNIIGLILHLAFMISRLKDHEVTLNHPNKPEVITSNEKLYKIIKKEFFFLGEKYDISLSDNEICYLIEYFKE; translated from the coding sequence TTGAACAACAAAACACTTATATACAATAAATTACAAGAGTTAAATGATCCTAATGGCGTTAATACTCAAACACTAGCAAATATTTTAGGAATGAGCCGCTCAAATGTGAGCAATGAACTAAACAAACTATATAAAGAAGGAAAAATAAAGAAAACTTCTGGAAGACCCGTTTTGTTCTATATAGAGAATGCTTCTATTTCTCCTACCAAAACAGTCACCACTCAATTAGACGAGCTGGTAAAATACAATACGAGCTTAAAAGACGCCAGAGACCAGGCTAAAGCTGCCATACTCTATCCACCAAAGGGCTTAGCTACCTTGATACTTGGAGATACAGGTGTAGGAAAATCTATGTTTGTCTCATTAATGCACTCTTATGCTATAGAAATGGGCGTAATTCCAGAGGATGCTCCTTTTATCGTATTTAACTGTGCAGATTATAGTAATAATCCACAATTACTCGTATCTCAACTTTTTGGTGTAAAAAAGGGAACTTATACTGGAGCAGAATCAGATCGAGTAGGACTCATAGAAAAAGCCGACGACGGAATCTTGTTTTTAGATGAAGTACATCGACTTCCGCCAGAAGGTCAAGAAGCCTTGTTTACTTATTTAGACACAAATACTTTTCGCAGAATGGGAGATAGTGAGCTTAGAAGTACCAATGCCTTAATCATAACTGCCACCACAGAAGATCCTAACTCTGCTTTATTACAAACCTTTACTAGAAGAATACCCATGATGTTTAGGATTCCGTCTCTTAAGGAGAGAACCTTTGATGAGCGCTTGTATTTAATTAAGAATTTTTTTAAGCAAGAGAGCATCAAATTAAGTCGAGATATTTATGTATCATGCAATACTATTCGCGCTCTTTTATCCTATGAGTGCAAGGGTAATATTGGACAGTTAAAAAGCGATATACAGCTTATCTGCGCCAAAGCCTATTCTGAGTTTTTAACAAATCTACGACAGGACGTTCGGATTAGTAGCAGAAGTTTACCTACTCATATACGTGAAGGTCTTCTTAAGGAAAAGGAACACCGTATGATTTGGAATAAACTAACAGGCGAGGAGGTGGAGTACTTTCGCTTTGCACCTAATATGAAAACAGATATCCCTGCCATTGAAGAAGAAGATAATCATATTTATTCTTTTATAGAAAATAAATTAGCCCAACTTCAAGCAAAAGGAATATCAGAGGTCAATATTGATCAAGTTCTAGCAAAAGATATTATGGCGCATTTTCAAAAGTATCTTATTTTAGAAGATGAGGAAGCGAATAAATCTGAAATTAAAAATTTATTAGGCGAAGATACTATGGCTTGCGTTGATAAAGTAGTCTCCTTTATATCTTCAAAATTAGATAAAGACTTTAACAGCAACTTGTATACCGCCCTTGCCTTACACATCGATACACTTATAAAGAGGATTCGCAATAAAAAAAATATTATCAACCCACAACTCCTTAATATAAGGGCCTCCTATCCAAAAGAGTACAAAATAGCATTAGAAGCAAAAAATATCATAAGTGAATACATTAAAGAGAAAATTTCTGACGATGAAGCAGGATATTTGACTATTTTTCTACTGCCTGAATATGTCCAAACGACAAAAAAAGACCATGTAAAAATCATCGTCATTGTTCACGGATCATCTACAGCTACTTCGATGGTCAATGTGGTCAATGGTTTGCTTGGAGAAGATTATGCAATAGCCTTAGATGCGCCTTTAGATGAAAGCCCATCTAAAGTATATGAAAAATTAAAGAAGATTATCTTAGAGGACAAACACGCTACGGGTTATCTCCTCTTAGTAGATATGGGGTCTCTAACGACCTTCTCAGAAATGATTGAGGAAGAGTTAAAAACACCTTGTAAATCTATATCTTTAGTGTCTACTCTTCACGTTATAGAGGCGACCCGCAAGGCATTACTAGGCACTCCTTTAGATTATATTTACAATGATGTTTTACAAGTACAGTCCTATATAAGCGATCGAATCAGTCCAGATCCTACTGTAGAAAAAAGAAAGATTGCTATCATTACTACTTGTCTAACAGGAGAAGGTGGATCCATTGCCATTAAAAATATATTAAATAACCAACTGAAATACGATAAAAGCTTATTTGAAATTATACCTATAAATAGTTTAGACCAGCATGAATTTATGAAAACTTTGTCTAAAATGCAATTAGAGAGAGAAATTTTGTTTATAGTATCATCCTTTCCTATAAATACTTCTATTAAACATTTTAGTATGCACGATGTCATAAGCATGTCTGTTTTAGATGAGCTACAAGAAATCATAGATGTAAAGACAACTTTAATAAGATTACCTATGGTTTTAAAGGAGAATATTCAAAACTTAGACGGGGAAAAACTCTATGAGGATGTTCATGAATATATCGACAATGTACTTCAAAAAACGAATACAAAATTAGGAGATTCTAATATTATTGGCTTGATATTACATTTAGCTTTTATGATTAGTAGGCTAAAAGATCATGAAGTTACTTTAAATCACCCTAATAAACCTGAAGTGATCACATCTAATGAAAAGCTATATAAAATTATTAAGAAAGAATTCTTTTTCTTAGGCGAGAAATATGACATTAGCTTATCAGATAATGAGATTTGTTACTTAATTGAATACTTTAAAGAATAG
- a CDS encoding DeoR/GlpR family DNA-binding transcription regulator gives MTDRLSKILSIVNENRKIEVSKLSELLDVSQVTIRKDLDILSEKGLINREHGYAVLNESDDINNRLAVNYNIKLKIAKSAAETVSNGETIMIESGSSCAIFAEEVAKSKKDITIMSNSAFIASYIRQYSNCKVILLGGEYQKESQVNVGPITKICAEQFYVDKLFIGIDGFSPTIGFMASDLMRAEAVKSMAASARKVIILSDSTKFDRHGLVNLFSIGDIDALYTDANIPDKICETFERKGIHVITVSTAP, from the coding sequence ATGACTGATAGACTTTCAAAAATATTAAGTATTGTCAATGAAAATAGAAAGATAGAAGTATCGAAACTATCTGAACTATTAGATGTTTCTCAAGTGACCATCCGCAAGGACTTAGATATCTTATCGGAAAAGGGCCTAATTAATCGGGAACACGGATATGCAGTTTTAAATGAAAGCGATGATATTAACAATAGACTTGCTGTCAATTATAATATCAAATTAAAGATTGCAAAATCTGCAGCAGAGACTGTTTCAAATGGGGAAACCATTATGATTGAATCTGGTTCTAGTTGTGCTATTTTTGCAGAGGAAGTTGCTAAAAGCAAAAAAGATATTACAATCATGTCTAACTCTGCTTTTATTGCTTCTTATATTAGACAATATTCAAATTGCAAGGTAATTTTACTAGGAGGCGAGTATCAAAAAGAGTCTCAAGTAAATGTAGGACCTATTACAAAAATCTGCGCAGAACAATTCTATGTGGATAAGCTTTTCATTGGTATAGATGGATTTTCACCAACTATTGGCTTTATGGCTTCAGATTTAATGCGTGCAGAAGCTGTAAAATCTATGGCAGCATCAGCAAGAAAAGTTATTATCCTCAGTGATTCTACTAAATTTGATCGTCATGGATTAGTAAATCTTTTTTCTATTGGTGATATAGATGCTCTATACACAGATGCTAATATTCCTGATAAAATATGTGAAACATTTGAAAGAAAAGGAATTCATGTTATTACAGTATCTACGGCGCCTTAG
- a CDS encoding PTS sugar transporter subunit IIC yields the protein MNTKDFGNKLMEVMMKFVNMKGVIALKEGMLSILPLTVVGSIFLIIGALPFKGVTDFLTNTFGPEWSVPFMQVYGGTFAIMGMVACFAIGYAYVKNEGYEALPAGVLSIATFFIIQNSFVTLEGGEVVNDVISKAWTGGQGMITAIIVGLFVGATYSWFMRKKIVIKMPDSVPPGVANQFTALIPAAFIFAVSAIVYGIFKFGLQTTFIEWIYTVLQVPLQGLTDSLPGAIGIAFFISFLWWFGVHGQSIVNGIVVSLLTANSVANAELLQQVGSATVEGGAHIVTQQFLDSFIILSGSGITFGIVFAMLFAAKSEQYKSLGKMSVVPAIFNINEPVVFGFPIVLNPLMFIPFIAVPVIAALLVYGAIAIGFLQPFSGVILPWSTPLLISGLMVAGWKGALMQIIILAMSVLIYLPFFKKQDQITYKQEQEAKTKA from the coding sequence ATGAACACAAAAGATTTTGGGAATAAACTCATGGAAGTGATGATGAAGTTTGTCAACATGAAAGGAGTTATCGCATTAAAAGAAGGTATGCTGAGTATTTTACCTTTAACTGTAGTAGGATCTATATTTCTTATCATCGGAGCTTTACCATTCAAAGGTGTAACAGATTTTCTGACAAATACTTTCGGTCCGGAATGGTCTGTACCATTTATGCAAGTCTATGGTGGTACATTTGCAATTATGGGCATGGTTGCTTGCTTTGCAATCGGTTACGCGTATGTTAAAAATGAAGGATATGAAGCACTCCCGGCAGGAGTACTATCTATTGCAACCTTCTTTATCATTCAAAACTCATTTGTTACTTTAGAAGGTGGAGAAGTAGTAAATGATGTCATTTCAAAAGCATGGACTGGCGGACAGGGAATGATTACAGCTATTATAGTAGGATTGTTTGTGGGTGCTACGTACTCATGGTTTATGAGAAAGAAAATCGTCATTAAAATGCCAGATAGCGTACCACCTGGAGTTGCAAATCAATTTACAGCTTTAATACCAGCAGCGTTTATTTTCGCTGTATCGGCGATAGTATATGGAATATTTAAATTTGGTTTACAAACTACATTTATCGAATGGATTTATACCGTTTTACAAGTGCCACTACAAGGATTGACAGATTCCTTACCAGGCGCAATAGGGATTGCTTTCTTTATATCTTTCCTATGGTGGTTTGGCGTACATGGGCAATCCATTGTCAATGGTATCGTAGTATCTTTACTGACAGCAAACTCTGTAGCCAATGCAGAATTACTTCAACAAGTTGGTTCTGCAACAGTAGAAGGTGGCGCGCATATTGTAACACAACAGTTCCTTGATAGTTTTATCATCCTTTCGGGATCTGGAATCACTTTTGGTATTGTATTTGCAATGTTATTTGCTGCAAAATCAGAGCAGTATAAGAGCTTAGGAAAAATGTCTGTAGTACCTGCAATATTTAATATTAATGAACCAGTTGTTTTTGGGTTCCCTATAGTATTAAACCCACTTATGTTTATTCCTTTTATTGCAGTACCAGTAATTGCAGCATTGCTTGTATATGGCGCTATTGCTATCGGATTCTTACAACCTTTCTCAGGAGTAATACTACCTTGGAGTACACCACTTCTTATTTCAGGATTAATGGTAGCAGGTTGGAAAGGTGCTTTGATGCAAATTATTATCTTAGCGATGTCTGTATTAATATATTTACCATTCTTCAAAAAACAAGATCAAATTACGTATAAACAAGAACAAGAAGCAAAAACAAAAGCATAA
- the glmM gene encoding phosphoglucosamine mutase: MGKLFGTDGVRGIANIELTPQLAFQLGRAGAYVLGEGNHTPTIVIGKDTRISGDMLESALIAGICSMGGNVIQLGVLPTPGVAVLTRHFKADAGVVISASHNPAEFNGIKFFNKDGFKLSDQVEDEIEKLILEDYEFDLPGGDSVGAITQCDYPEQVYMDFLLDSLDVDFKGLKIVLDCANGASYKIAPEIFAKLGAQIICIGDQPDGININCNCGSTHLEGLQETVVREGADLGLAFDGDADRLLAVDNLGRNIDGDQIMNIFAYSMAKEGKLKQNTVVATVMSNMGLEIALKECNCKAVKTAVGDRYVLETMQKEDYNLGGEQSGHIILLDHNTTGDGLLTAVQLTQIIKKENTSLHKLADKMTIYPQVLVNAKVKNENKKKYLEDIVIGEKIAQIEEHFHGKGRVLIRPSGTEPLVRVMIEGEDQKELESIAQGLADLIVERLG, translated from the coding sequence ATGGGTAAATTATTTGGTACTGACGGAGTTAGGGGAATTGCGAATATTGAATTGACGCCACAGTTAGCTTTTCAACTGGGGAGAGCAGGGGCCTATGTATTAGGTGAAGGCAATCACACACCGACTATTGTCATAGGAAAGGATACTAGAATCTCTGGAGATATGTTAGAATCTGCTTTAATTGCAGGGATTTGTTCTATGGGTGGCAATGTCATTCAATTAGGCGTATTACCAACGCCAGGAGTAGCTGTTCTCACAAGACATTTTAAAGCAGATGCAGGAGTTGTTATTTCTGCGTCTCATAATCCAGCAGAATTTAATGGAATTAAATTTTTTAATAAAGATGGTTTTAAATTATCAGATCAAGTAGAAGATGAAATAGAAAAATTGATTTTGGAAGATTATGAATTTGATTTGCCTGGGGGGGATTCTGTTGGTGCCATAACACAATGTGATTACCCAGAACAAGTCTATATGGATTTCTTATTAGATTCTCTAGATGTGGATTTTAAGGGTTTAAAAATTGTTCTAGACTGCGCTAATGGAGCGAGCTATAAAATTGCACCAGAGATATTCGCAAAATTAGGCGCGCAGATCATCTGCATCGGGGATCAGCCAGATGGTATTAATATTAACTGTAACTGTGGATCTACTCACTTAGAAGGATTACAAGAAACAGTTGTCAGAGAAGGGGCAGATTTAGGCCTTGCTTTTGACGGTGATGCAGATCGATTATTAGCAGTAGATAATCTTGGCAGAAACATCGATGGTGATCAAATTATGAATATCTTTGCCTACTCCATGGCCAAAGAAGGAAAATTAAAGCAAAACACAGTGGTTGCCACTGTAATGAGCAATATGGGCTTAGAGATCGCGTTAAAAGAGTGTAATTGTAAGGCTGTAAAGACTGCAGTAGGAGATCGGTACGTATTAGAGACCATGCAGAAAGAGGATTATAATCTCGGTGGAGAGCAATCTGGGCATATTATTCTTTTAGACCATAATACTACAGGAGATGGTCTTCTTACAGCAGTACAATTAACTCAAATTATAAAAAAAGAAAACACTTCCTTACACAAGTTAGCAGATAAGATGACCATATATCCTCAAGTCCTCGTAAATGCTAAAGTAAAAAACGAAAACAAAAAGAAATATTTAGAGGATATTGTTATAGGAGAAAAAATAGCGCAAATCGAAGAACACTTTCATGGAAAAGGAAGAGTGCTTATACGTCCTTCAGGAACAGAACCTTTAGTCCGAGTTATGATTGAAGGCGAGGACCAAAAAGAACTAGAGTCTATAGCTCAAGGATTAGCAGACCTAATTGTAGAAAGGCTAGGCTAG
- a CDS encoding CarD family transcriptional regulator → MFSIGDKIVYPMHGAGVIENIEEKEILGEKASYFILELPICQMKLMVPVNNSEKLGLRDIVNEEIIDEILIVLGKGQDEDETNWSKRHRKNMDRIKTGDIFEVAEVVRNLILLDEEKGLSTGEKKMLNNAKQILMSELALVKDISKEEAEQLITDHIK, encoded by the coding sequence ATGTTTTCGATTGGGGATAAAATTGTCTATCCAATGCATGGCGCTGGAGTCATTGAAAATATTGAAGAAAAAGAAATATTAGGCGAAAAAGCTTCTTATTTTATATTAGAATTACCTATATGTCAAATGAAGTTAATGGTTCCTGTAAATAATTCAGAAAAACTGGGACTTCGCGATATTGTAAATGAAGAGATCATAGATGAGATACTTATTGTCTTAGGTAAAGGGCAGGATGAAGATGAGACAAACTGGAGCAAACGGCACCGAAAAAATATGGATCGGATCAAAACTGGAGATATTTTCGAAGTGGCTGAAGTTGTAAGAAATCTTATCTTATTAGATGAAGAAAAAGGTCTCTCAACTGGCGAAAAGAAAATGCTTAATAATGCAAAACAAATACTTATGAGTGAACTTGCCTTAGTAAAGGACATCTCGAAAGAAGAAGCAGAACAATTGATTACAGATCATATAAAATAG
- a CDS encoding glycyl-radical enzyme activating protein, whose translation MEEKRAIIFNIQKFSIHDGPGIRTVVFFKGCPLRCLWCANPESQIGKIQISWDDTKCVECNKCVESCPEGSIINVNGRKQIDTNKCENWETIIKECPTKGFTVEGEYKSVDEIMQEVLKDKVFYEESGGGVTLSGGEVLQQADFAIELLKELKKYGIHRAAETTGYAAPQIFERFIEHIDLLLYDMKHYDPVKHKEATNVDNKITQANMRTAVKKGKKIIARIPVIPGFNDDLKDAKEFCKLLKDIGIKEVNLLPFHQMGEKKYEALGMEYKMKGIKQLHPEDLKEYQEIFLREEFDCKI comes from the coding sequence ATGGAAGAAAAAAGAGCGATAATATTTAATATCCAAAAGTTTAGTATACATGATGGTCCAGGGATAAGGACTGTAGTGTTTTTTAAAGGATGTCCCCTTAGATGCCTTTGGTGTGCCAATCCAGAATCACAAATTGGAAAAATTCAAATCAGCTGGGACGATACAAAATGTGTAGAGTGCAATAAATGTGTTGAGTCTTGTCCAGAAGGATCCATAATAAATGTTAATGGGCGAAAGCAAATAGATACGAATAAATGTGAGAATTGGGAAACCATTATAAAAGAATGCCCAACGAAAGGTTTTACTGTAGAAGGTGAGTATAAAAGCGTAGATGAGATTATGCAAGAAGTCCTTAAAGATAAAGTATTTTATGAAGAATCTGGAGGAGGCGTTACTCTATCAGGAGGAGAAGTATTGCAACAGGCGGATTTTGCCATTGAGCTTTTAAAGGAATTAAAAAAATATGGTATTCACAGAGCTGCTGAGACTACAGGATATGCAGCACCACAAATATTTGAGCGCTTTATTGAACACATTGATTTGCTTTTATACGATATGAAGCATTATGATCCTGTGAAGCATAAAGAAGCAACAAATGTAGATAATAAAATTACTCAAGCAAATATGCGAACTGCTGTGAAGAAGGGAAAAAAAATTATTGCTCGAATTCCGGTTATTCCAGGCTTTAACGATGATCTAAAGGATGCTAAAGAATTCTGTAAACTACTAAAAGATATTGGAATTAAAGAGGTAAATCTTTTGCCGTTCCATCAAATGGGTGAAAAGAAGTATGAAGCACTAGGTATGGAATACAAGATGAAAGGTATAAAACAATTGCATCCTGAAGATTTAAAGGAATACCAAGAGATATTTTTAAGAGAAGAGTTTGACTGTAAAATATAA